One window from the genome of Anaerococcus sp. Marseille-Q7828 encodes:
- the phaC gene encoding class III poly(R)-hydroxyalkanoic acid synthase subunit PhaC, with translation MYGDFNFFDMKTTVEDNIKTQEKFLKSFESMMNVEGNLANQTPRELVFKEDKLKLYHYNKQATKVSKTPTLIVYALVNTPSMMDISQDKSFIKKLVESGLDLYLIEWGYPTQEDKYLTLDDYINIYIDDCLDHIRKENKVSKINILGVCQGGTFSLMYTALHPEKIKNVVTMVTPVDFSTDDGLLFKWGKYLSPDTMVDAFGVVPGDFMNTGFLTLRPISLMVNKYVDVINDLEDPDYASNFMTMEKWIFDSPGQAGNAYKEFLNSMYRENKLAKGEMEIAGKKVDLKKITQPVLNLYAKKDNQVPNAASIPLKDLTGSKDFTEKCFPTGHIGMFVSGRSQKEVAPTVVEWLQQRS, from the coding sequence ATGTACGGAGATTTCAATTTCTTTGATATGAAAACCACTGTGGAAGATAATATCAAAACTCAAGAAAAATTTTTAAAAAGCTTTGAATCTATGATGAATGTCGAGGGCAACCTTGCCAATCAAACTCCTAGAGAGCTAGTATTCAAAGAGGATAAACTAAAACTTTATCACTACAACAAACAAGCAACAAAGGTAAGCAAGACACCAACTCTTATAGTATATGCCTTGGTAAATACTCCATCTATGATGGATATAAGCCAAGATAAATCTTTTATCAAAAAATTAGTAGAAAGTGGTCTTGACCTATACCTTATCGAATGGGGATATCCAACTCAAGAGGATAAGTATCTAACCCTTGACGATTATATTAATATCTATATAGATGATTGCCTTGACCATATTAGAAAAGAAAATAAAGTTTCAAAGATCAACATCCTAGGCGTATGCCAAGGCGGTACTTTCTCATTGATGTATACCGCTTTGCATCCTGAGAAAATCAAAAATGTAGTAACAATGGTAACACCAGTGGATTTCTCTACTGATGATGGTCTGCTATTCAAATGGGGCAAATATCTAAGCCCAGATACTATGGTAGATGCTTTTGGTGTGGTACCAGGGGACTTTATGAACACAGGATTTTTGACCTTAAGACCAATTTCTCTTATGGTAAACAAATATGTTGATGTTATAAATGACCTTGAAGACCCAGACTATGCATCAAACTTTATGACCATGGAAAAATGGATATTTGATTCACCAGGCCAAGCTGGTAATGCTTACAAGGAATTCCTAAATTCTATGTATAGAGAAAACAAACTAGCTAAGGGTGAGATGGAGATAGCAGGTAAGAAAGTTGACCTTAAGAAGATTACCCAACCTGTCTTAAACCTATATGCCAAAAAAGATAACCAAGTGCCAAACGCTGCATCCATACCACTAAAAGACCTAACAGGATCCAAAGACTTCACAGAAAAATGCTTCCCAACAGGTCACATTGGAATGTTTGTAAGTGGTAGAAGCCAAAAAGAAGTAGCACCAACAGTTGTTGAATGGCTACAACAGCGTTCTTAA
- a CDS encoding MaoC family dehydratase: MKGLTIDQLEVGQKASFTKTVTEADVYNYAGVSGDFNPAHMNEEYAKNTAFKTRIAHGMLSAGFISAVLGTKLPGPGTIYLNQDLKFTKPVHFGDTITATISVEELIKEKNRAILKTVCTNQDGDVVVEGTAKVMPPK, encoded by the coding sequence ATTAAAGGATTAACCATAGATCAACTTGAAGTTGGCCAAAAAGCTTCATTTACAAAGACAGTAACAGAAGCAGATGTATATAACTATGCAGGAGTTTCTGGAGATTTTAACCCAGCTCATATGAACGAAGAGTATGCAAAAAATACTGCCTTTAAGACACGTATAGCTCATGGTATGCTTTCAGCAGGATTCATATCTGCAGTTCTTGGAACAAAACTTCCAGGACCTGGAACAATTTATCTTAACCAAGACTTAAAATTTACCAAACCAGTGCATTTCGGAGATACCATTACTGCTACTATAAGTGTTGAAGAATTGATAAAGGAAAAGAACAGAGCCATACTAAAAACAGTTTGTACAAACCAAGATGGTGACGTTGTTGTAGAAGGCACAGCAAAGGTAATGCCACCAAAATAA
- a CDS encoding NADP-dependent malic enzyme gives MDVYEKALGKHKEWQGKVGTDVKAKVNNAEDLTYAYTPGVAEPCREIAKDEALAYEYTMKANTIAVVSDGSAVLGLGNIGPKAALPVMEGKAVLFKEFGGVNAVPIVVDTQDPDEIINIVKNIAPGFGGINLEDISSPRCVYIEDTLKEDLDIPVFHDDQHGTAIVTVAALINALKLVDKKPEDIKLVISGAGAAGFSCAKLIRDLGVKNIIVCDSRGAISELMLNSGNPVKAQIAEMFNPENFEGSLKEALVGADVFVGVSAPNIIDGDDIKNMKDDAIVFAMANPVPEIDYNEAIEAGAKVVATGRSDYPNQINNVLAFPGIFKGALESRAPQITDEMKMAAAKALAAFVEDDELNPEYVIPSAFEEGIAEAVSKAVKTLK, from the coding sequence ATGGACGTTTATGAAAAAGCATTAGGAAAGCATAAAGAATGGCAAGGTAAGGTTGGAACAGATGTAAAGGCTAAGGTTAATAATGCAGAAGATTTGACCTACGCTTACACACCAGGAGTTGCTGAACCTTGTAGAGAGATTGCAAAAGATGAAGCTTTAGCATACGAATACACAATGAAAGCAAATACTATTGCTGTAGTAAGTGATGGTTCTGCTGTTCTAGGACTTGGTAATATCGGTCCAAAAGCAGCTTTGCCTGTTATGGAAGGAAAGGCAGTACTTTTCAAAGAATTTGGTGGAGTAAATGCTGTTCCAATAGTTGTAGACACCCAAGATCCTGATGAAATCATAAATATTGTGAAAAACATAGCGCCAGGCTTTGGTGGAATCAACCTTGAAGATATATCTTCACCAAGATGCGTATATATAGAAGATACACTAAAAGAAGACCTAGATATACCAGTATTCCACGATGACCAACACGGTACAGCAATTGTAACAGTAGCAGCTCTTATCAATGCTCTAAAACTAGTAGACAAAAAACCTGAAGACATCAAACTAGTAATATCAGGAGCTGGTGCAGCAGGATTTTCTTGTGCAAAACTAATAAGAGATTTGGGAGTAAAAAACATCATAGTATGCGACTCACGTGGAGCAATCAGCGAACTTATGCTAAACTCAGGCAACCCAGTAAAAGCGCAGATTGCAGAAATGTTTAACCCAGAAAACTTTGAAGGAAGCCTAAAAGAAGCCTTAGTTGGAGCAGACGTATTTGTAGGAGTATCAGCGCCAAATATCATTGACGGTGATGACATCAAAAATATGAAGGATGATGCCATAGTATTTGCCATGGCAAACCCAGTGCCAGAAATAGACTACAACGAAGCCATAGAAGCTGGAGCAAAAGTAGTAGCAACAGGTAGATCTGACTATCCAAACCAAATAAATAACGTCCTAGCCTTCCCAGGAATCTTCAAAGGAGCCCTAGAATCTCGCGCACCACAAATCACAGATGAGATGAAAATGGCAGCAGCAAAAGCTCTGGCAGCCTTTGTAGAAGATGATGAACTAAACCCAGAATACGTAATCCCATCAGCCTTTGAAGAGGGCATAGCAGAAGCAGTAAGTAAGGCTGTAAAGACTTTAAAATAG
- a CDS encoding helix-turn-helix domain-containing protein, which yields MPKYTKKFKIKLIREYLSGKKGGQPALANKYNIPESTLENRVNKYKSGGFDNLSKKLKNNKYTSEFKLSVIQYRQINNTSLRETAEHFSLVNGSMVYRWEKSYQQRGLSGLEDNRGRPKKDMTKSNKKQKNNTPINESEREELIRLREENRLLKMKIIYEKKLQALLLEEEAEARKRQR from the coding sequence ATGCCAAAATACACAAAAAAATTTAAAATAAAATTAATACGAGAATACTTATCCGGTAAAAAAGGTGGACAACCTGCATTAGCAAATAAATATAATATTCCGGAAAGTACTCTAGAAAATCGGGTCAATAAATACAAGTCAGGAGGCTTTGATAACTTATCTAAAAAGTTAAAAAACAATAAATATACTAGTGAATTTAAACTATCTGTAATACAATATAGGCAAATCAATAATACTTCGCTTAGAGAGACTGCAGAGCATTTCAGCCTCGTAAATGGATCTATGGTATACAGATGGGAGAAATCTTATCAACAACGTGGTCTATCTGGGCTAGAAGATAACAGAGGAAGGCCTAAAAAAGATATGACCAAATCAAATAAGAAACAAAAGAATAATACTCCAATAAACGAAAGTGAAAGAGAAGAATTAATAAGACTAAGAGAAGAAAATAGACTTCTCAAAATGAAGATAATCTACGAAAAAAAGCTACAAGCCTTGCTACTAGAAGAGGAAGCAGAAGCAAGGAAAAGACAAAGATAA
- a CDS encoding protease inhibitor I9 family protein — MKKGKIKNTALVAALSISFLFSGVSYASDDFKDVDKNDENVIVEKEEVLSNSSLDVSDNEKKSEEDLEDKRITNVLYFEAKDLEDKSSSNNGVNKDVVISEIEKTESQDNAVAERAYLNDKPNLTNGEDELKEEKDASKNIDTDNKSEDQTDIKSNTATIEKKTIIGDVAYKNANDENRVVYIAEFTEKESRDKALEALKSIANTNVLYEYNTLFNGVAIETSYENLDKIKATNGIKSVEKAQQLQPFMNHARDEIGVDEAIDYLKAINAEYANKFDGRGSVIANIDTGVDYRHKAMRIDEDALPYLKYKKEDLKGTDKDFWLSDKIPHAFNYYNGGKSLLKDTMMEVIIMIPMVCI; from the coding sequence ATGAAAAAAGGAAAAATTAAAAATACAGCTCTAGTAGCTGCATTATCTATATCATTTTTATTTTCCGGTGTATCATATGCCAGTGATGATTTTAAAGATGTCGATAAAAACGATGAGAATGTTATAGTTGAAAAAGAGGAAGTATTATCAAATTCAAGTCTGGATGTAAGCGATAATGAAAAAAAATCTGAGGAAGATCTAGAAGATAAAAGGATTACAAATGTTCTCTATTTTGAGGCCAAAGATCTTGAGGATAAGTCATCAAGTAATAATGGTGTTAATAAAGATGTGGTCATAAGCGAAATAGAGAAGACTGAGAGCCAGGATAATGCCGTAGCTGAGAGAGCATATCTAAACGATAAGCCAAATCTTACTAATGGAGAAGATGAACTAAAAGAAGAGAAGGATGCTAGTAAAAACATAGATACTGACAATAAATCAGAAGATCAGACTGATATTAAATCCAATACTGCAACCATAGAAAAGAAAACAATTATTGGAGATGTTGCTTATAAGAATGCAAATGATGAAAATAGAGTTGTCTATATAGCTGAGTTTACTGAAAAAGAATCTAGGGATAAAGCTTTAGAAGCTTTGAAATCAATAGCAAATACAAATGTTTTATATGAGTATAATACTTTGTTTAATGGGGTTGCTATAGAAACTTCATATGAAAATCTAGATAAAATCAAAGCTACCAATGGTATAAAATCTGTAGAGAAAGCCCAACAATTGCAACCTTTTATGAACCATGCCAGAGATGAAATAGGAGTAGATGAAGCAATTGATTATTTAAAGGCTATAAATGCAGAGTATGCTAATAAGTTTGATGGTAGGGGAAGTGTCATTGCAAATATTGATACTGGCGTTGATTACAGACACAAGGCAATGAGAATTGATGAGGATGCACTGCCATATCTTAAATACAAAAAAGAAGATTTGAAGGGGACTGATAAAGATTTTTGGTTGAGTGACAAGATACCACATGCATTCAATTATTACAACGGTGGAAAATCACTATTGAAAGATACGATGATGGAAGTGATTATTATGATCCCCATGGTATGCATATAG